In Terriglobia bacterium, the DNA window AACTGCGCAACGGCAAGACTATCCGCGCGGCCGTCGACACGGGTTTCGGCAAGGTATTCTGGACCATTTTCGATACTCATTCGACGTCCCTGATTGCGGCCGCATTTCTCTTCCAGTTCGGCACGGGCCCGATCCGAGGATTCGCGATCACACTGACCGTGGGATTGCTGGCGAACATGTTTACGGCCGTGTATGTGTCGCACCGGCTGTTTGATTTGACCCTGAGCAGGAGAAAAGTGGAGTCATTATCAATTTAAGGGAACTTGGCGAGCGCAACGGGGTCCAACGATCCGGCGAATGGATTATTGCTGGTCGGTTGGGAGTCCCGGCGCTCCGGTAACAATTGGGAGTTGGGAGTGGAAATCCTCAAGAATGTCTCAATCGACTGGTTGGGCAAGAAGTGGTACTTCTTCGGGCTGTCATGGGTCCTGCTCGCGCTGGGGATAATCGGCTGGTTCTACCATGGTGGAAGAAATGGGGGATTTGCCCTGGGGATCGATTTCAGGGGCGGCACGGTCGTCAATCTGAAATTCAACCAGCCCCCCGATGTGGAGCTGATCCGTAAGGCGCTGAAGCCGGAGACGGTAGGAGCGACCATCATTCAGCGTCTGGGCAATCTCAACGAAAACAGGGTTATGGTTCGCATGGAGACGGTTTTCGGAGCAGGGCAGAACGTGGATGCAGGCCACAAGGAGCTCGAGGCTTTGCTGCGGCAGAGTTTCGATGCGGAGCATGTCAATTCGACCCTGGCCGACTTTAACAATGTCGGCATTGAGACGGTCACGAAGGCTCTGCTGGATGGAGACCCGGATGGCCTGAGGAGCCAGAGCAGGACTGCCGAGGAAACACAGACGCATTATCGCGACCTAGCAACCGCCATGGTCAACTATCGCACTACGGTCGGGAACGGCATCGTCGGCACGCTGGCCGATCTGAGAGCCGTTCCGGGCGTGAACGCGCCAGTCTTGGCGACGATGAGCAAGGCGTTTTATGCGGGGCCTTTTGCGGCAGTCGGCACTCGGAGCGTCGGCGCGGTCGTGGGTACGGACCTGCGCAACCGCGCGGCCTTGGCTGTGGGACTCTCTTTCCTGGGGATGCTGGTCTACATCGGCTTTCGGTTCAAGCCGATCTATGGAGTGGGCGCGATCGTTGCCCTGTTTCACGACATCCTCATCACGCTCGGCCTGTTCGCGCTCACTCAGAAGGAAATCTCGCTGACCGTGATTGCAGCCCTGCTCACGCTGACGGGCTACTCGGTCAATGACACCATCGTTGTGTTCGACCGCGTCCGGGAGAATCTCAGGACGATGCGCAAAGACCCACTGGCGCGCGTCCTCAACCTGAGCATCAACCAGACGCTCTCGCGAACGATCATGACGTCGGGGATGACGTTTTTGTCCGTGTTCGCCCTGCTCGTTTTCGGCGGGGAGGTGCTGAGCGGCTTTTCGTTCGCCCTGACGGTAGGAATTATCATCGGCACCTATTCGAGCATCGCGATTGCATCGCCGATCGTGGAGTGGTGGTATCGAGCGGCGGAGCAAAAGGCGAAGCGCAAGGCAGCCTGAACCGTGTTTGATTTTATGCCGGATTGGAGCATTTCGAAGAGCGCTGACAAGGGTTTGAGAGTGAAAAGTATGCGGGCAAAATCTGCTTGACAGGTTTTGCGAGCCGATATTAAGATCGCGCCTTCAATCGGCACCGCGCATACACTCCTCATTCTCAGGCCCGAGGGCAGTATACGGGAGAAACAATGTTTGAAACCTTAGATCAAACCAGTCGCTCGGATATAGCAAAGCGTCTTGTGGGGCTCGTCATTTCCCTGGTGGCCCACGTGGTAGTGATTATCATCATCGTGATCTTGCCGCTGGTGTTTTTTAATGTGCTGCCGGAAAGCGAACTGCTGACGTTCCTGATTGCACCGCCGCCGCCACCGCCGCCGCCACCGCCGCCGCCGCCACCACCTTCGCCGACCAAACTTGCTCCGGTGCAGAAGGTGACCGTGGATCCTACCAAGTTTGAGGCGCCGACCGCGATCCCGAAAGAGATTCCACCGCCAGTCGATGAGCCCCCGGTCGTGGGGGTCAGCGGAGTGATCGGGGGCATCTCGGGTGGCATAGTCGGAGGCCTTGCCGGGGGAACTGCGGGTGGAGTAGCAGGCGGCATTCTGGGAGGTGTTCCGCCGCCGCCACCGCCGCCGCCACCGCCGCGCCCAAAGAAGATGGAGCCAATGCGCGTGGGTGGAAACGTCCAGGAATCAAAGATCCTCCGCAGGATCGATCCTGTCTATCCGGAACTCGCCAAGCGCGCGCGCGTCGAGCAGATGGTCATGCTTGAGGTCAACGTCGACGAAGAGGGCAATGTTTCCGGCGTCCGGGTGGTAAAAGGCCATCCGCTTCTGGACGCGGCAGCTGTCGAGGCAGTCAAGCAATGGAAGTATTCTCCCACACTGTTGAACGGAGAACCCGTCCCGGTCATCGCGACTGTGACGGTTATTTTCAAACTAGGCAAATAACCCAGTTGGAGGTTTGGGAATGAACATAGTCGAACTGTGGAACTCGATGGGCGTGGTCGCCAAAGTCGTGGTAGGCATCCTTGCCATCATGTCGGCCTACTCGATCAGTGTGATGATCGAAAGATGGCTTACCTATCGTCAGGCGCGCAAGCAATCGCGGATATTCACCCCGGCCGTGGCTGAGTGCCTGAAGGAAGGGAAAATCGATGAGGCGATTGCTCTCGGCGAGCAGAACAACAAGAGCCACCTGGCCAAGGTTCTGATCTCCGGGCTGCATGAGCTGCAGGCTCACTCCAGAAGCAAGGACATTCCGGGCGAGAGCATCGAGTCGGCAAAGAGAGCACTGGATCGCGCTACTGCCATCGGTATCTCGGACCTGAAGCGGGGCCTGGGGGGGCTGGCAACGATCGGCTCGACGGCACCCTTCGTGGGCCTGTTCGGAACGACGGTCGGCATCATCAACGCATTCCAGGGCATGAAAACCGAGGAAACTGCAGGTATCGCGGCTGTGGCCGGCGGTATTGCGGAGGCGCTCGTGACAACCGCTTTCGGGTTGTTCGTGGCCGTTCCCGCGGTGTGGGCATTCAATGCCTTCACAAACAAGATCGAAACCTTTACGATCGAAATGGATAATTCCTCTTCGGAATTGATCGACTACTTCCTCAAGAAACGGGGTCAGATCGGTGGCTAAACACATATCGACTGGAAAGGTCACCAGCGACATCAATGTCACGCCTATGGCCGACATTATGCTGGTGTTGCTGATCATTTTCATGATCACCACCCCTCTCCTGCAGTCCGGTATTACGGTGAATCTTCCCAAAGCCAAGAACCCGCTCGAAGCGCCGGACGCGGAATCCAAGGATGCCACCGTGGTAGCTTTGGACCGCCAGGGACGCATTTTCCTGGGAAAAATTCAGACTACCGAAACAGCGCTCATGGAGGCCTTGCAGAAGAAGTTCAGCGGGGGGGAGATCAACAAGGTCATGTACCTGAAGGCTGATACCTCGGTCCTTTATGGACGTGTCGTAGAGGTCGTGAACAAGTGCCGTGAGACCGGCGTCGAGAGGATCGGCCTGATGACGGAGAAGGAAAAATAGCGTCGGGGCCTTGAGGCCGTTGAAGCGCCCACGAGATGCGCGCGAGCGCATGTGCCGGTATGGTTCGTGGCGGCTACCCTTGCGATGGATGACGGGGCAGGGCAAGGCTGCAGCTGAAACGCTGCCGCTCCGGGCCCGACGATGACTGGGTTCTCCCAGAATCGAGAATAGGTAAAAAAACCGTTCCAAACACGGCTTAGAGAAAGGAAGTGTTCTTCCATGTCCATGGCGGTTGGTACTAATGTGGGACCGAAGTCGGATATCAATATCACACCGTACATCGATATCCTGCTCGTGCTTCTTATCATTTTCATGGTCATAACCCCGACCAAACAGCTGGATCTGGAGGTAAAGGTGCCGCAGCCCCCGCCGCAGTCCGATAAGCCGGTACCTCCGCCCCCGGGAGTGATCGTGGTGTCCATGTCGGAAACCGCTCAACTCGCTATCAACCAGGAGACGGTTACCTTTGGTGAACTGGGGCCGAAGCTCCTGGAGATCTATAGCGCCCGGGCGAACAAGAATATGTTTATCAGCGCGAGTGCCAAGCTTCCCTATGGCGACGTGGTCAAGATCATCGACATCGCCAAAGGCGCAGGTGTCATCGACGTTGGGCTGCTGACTTCCGAGGAAGTACGCTAGAGCCGGCAGCTACTTGCGCGCAATCATTCAATAGTCTGGAGGCCATAATGAGGGTCAACAAGAAGTGGCTCGTCATGCTCACGCTTTTGGCGGCCATTCCTCTATCAGGATGTGGTTTCATCACGAAGCTGCGTGCTCGCGATGCGCTCAACAAAGGCGTCAGGTCTTTCGTCGATCAGAAGTATGACGAGGCCGCGAAGCTGTTCGAAGAGTCCATCAGGCTCGACCCGCAGTTCATGATTGCCAAGAGCTACCTGGCCACGACGTATGCTTCGCAGTTCGTGCCGGGTTCCCCGGACCCCAAGAGCACGGAGATGGCTCGCAAGGCTATTGCGACCTTCGAGGACATCGTGGGGACGGAGAAAGGCAATACCAATCCCATGCTCAGCATCGCCAGCCTCTACTACCAGCTCAAGGAATACGACAAGTCGAAAGAGTGGTGCCGGCAGATCCAGGCAATCGATCCAAACAACGCCGAAGCACTCTATCGGGTTGCTGTGATCGACTACGATGACTCCGTGTCGAAAACAGGTCTTCAGGGTGAGAACGTTGAGTTTCTGACGGCTGAGGAAAAGGACCACACCTTGAAGGACATCGATGAGGGTCTGGAAGTCATCGACAAGGCCTTGAAAATCCGGCCTGATTACTTCGACGCCATGGAGTATCAGAACCTGCTCTGGAGAGAAAAGGCCAAGTTTGAAAAGGATAAGCAGAGAAAGGCAGAGCTTATCAACCAGGCGGACCAGGTCGCGTTGAAGGCCCTCCAAATGCGTCTCAAGGCGCAGGAGGAGGAAGCAAAGAAGCCCAAGAAACTGGCTACCGGCAAATAAGCTGTTCGTGTCACCCCAGCCCCAAAACTGCGGTGCTGTCACAGTCTCATCCCGGGGTACGCCGCGGAAGTTCCTTTCCGGCCAGGTGTACCCCATTCCCCACCTCTCATATTTCCTCTATAATAAAGAATTCGATCGCTCACGATGCCTATGATCCGGTTCGAGGACCTCGCTGAGAAGGTGCTGCGCTATCACCCCGAGGCGCTAGAGATGATTCAGCGCGGCTACGTTGCATCCGCCAAGTTTCACAAAGGCCAACTGCGGATGAACGGAGAGCCATATCTGACTCATCCGCTTGAAGTTGCCAACATTCTTGCCGAACTCAAACTCGATTCCGTCACGGTGACCGCAGGCCTGCTTCACGACGTTCTTGAAGATACCCTGATGTCGCCTGAGGAGTTGCGCAAGCAGTTCGGCGAGGAGGTTTACCAGATCGTGGACGGCGTAACCAAGATCTCGCAGGTCTACTTCAGTTCGCGCCATGAGAAGCAGGCCGAGAACTTCCGCAAGATGCTGCTCGCGATGGTGGGAGACATTCGCGTGCTGTTTGTAAAGCTCGCGGATCGCCTCCACAACATGCGCACGCTCCAGTATCTACCTCCGGATCGTCGAGAGCGAATCTCGCTCGAAACGCTGGACATTTATGCGCCCTTGGCGCATCGACTCGGCATGGCCCGAATCCGCGGCGAACTCGAGGATCTCTCTTTCAGCTTCCTTGATCCGGTAGCCTACCAGAATACGGTGTCGTTGATCGAGGCGCGGCGTGCCGTCAGCCAGGACTTCATTGAGGAAACCAAGAAGGCCATAGCCACAGAGCTGGCCGAGTACAATATTCCCGCGCGCCTCGAGAGCCGTATCAAGCGCATCTATGGTGTCTATAAC includes these proteins:
- the secF gene encoding protein translocase subunit SecF, which codes for MASATGSNDPANGLLLVGWESRRSGNNWELGVEILKNVSIDWLGKKWYFFGLSWVLLALGIIGWFYHGGRNGGFALGIDFRGGTVVNLKFNQPPDVELIRKALKPETVGATIIQRLGNLNENRVMVRMETVFGAGQNVDAGHKELEALLRQSFDAEHVNSTLADFNNVGIETVTKALLDGDPDGLRSQSRTAEETQTHYRDLATAMVNYRTTVGNGIVGTLADLRAVPGVNAPVLATMSKAFYAGPFAAVGTRSVGAVVGTDLRNRAALAVGLSFLGMLVYIGFRFKPIYGVGAIVALFHDILITLGLFALTQKEISLTVIAALLTLTGYSVNDTIVVFDRVRENLRTMRKDPLARVLNLSINQTLSRTIMTSGMTFLSVFALLVFGGEVLSGFSFALTVGIIIGTYSSIAIASPIVEWWYRAAEQKAKRKAA
- a CDS encoding TonB family protein encodes the protein MFETLDQTSRSDIAKRLVGLVISLVAHVVVIIIIVILPLVFFNVLPESELLTFLIAPPPPPPPPPPPPPPPSPTKLAPVQKVTVDPTKFEAPTAIPKEIPPPVDEPPVVGVSGVIGGISGGIVGGLAGGTAGGVAGGILGGVPPPPPPPPPPRPKKMEPMRVGGNVQESKILRRIDPVYPELAKRARVEQMVMLEVNVDEEGNVSGVRVVKGHPLLDAAAVEAVKQWKYSPTLLNGEPVPVIATVTVIFKLGK
- a CDS encoding MotA/TolQ/ExbB proton channel family protein gives rise to the protein MGVVAKVVVGILAIMSAYSISVMIERWLTYRQARKQSRIFTPAVAECLKEGKIDEAIALGEQNNKSHLAKVLISGLHELQAHSRSKDIPGESIESAKRALDRATAIGISDLKRGLGGLATIGSTAPFVGLFGTTVGIINAFQGMKTEETAGIAAVAGGIAEALVTTAFGLFVAVPAVWAFNAFTNKIETFTIEMDNSSSELIDYFLKKRGQIGG
- a CDS encoding biopolymer transporter ExbD, with amino-acid sequence MAKHISTGKVTSDINVTPMADIMLVLLIIFMITTPLLQSGITVNLPKAKNPLEAPDAESKDATVVALDRQGRIFLGKIQTTETALMEALQKKFSGGEINKVMYLKADTSVLYGRVVEVVNKCRETGVERIGLMTEKEK
- a CDS encoding biopolymer transporter ExbD; amino-acid sequence: MSMAVGTNVGPKSDINITPYIDILLVLLIIFMVITPTKQLDLEVKVPQPPPQSDKPVPPPPGVIVVSMSETAQLAINQETVTFGELGPKLLEIYSARANKNMFISASAKLPYGDVVKIIDIAKGAGVIDVGLLTSEEVR